Proteins from one Zingiber officinale cultivar Zhangliang unplaced genomic scaffold, Zo_v1.1 ctg229, whole genome shotgun sequence genomic window:
- the LOC122036975 gene encoding zinc finger MYM-type protein 1-like: MLDVTRFLLKQGLSFRGHDELSNSLNRGNFLELLQWYSKRNEEVSKVVNQNAPGNNQMISPAIQKDLTRACAYEITLSIIEDIGNNIFSLMVDESRDISVKEQMRVVLRYVNKRGQVIERFLAIVHVSDTSSRSLKDAIDALFVKHGLSLSRLRGQGYDGTSNMRGEFNGLKSLILQENPYASRRRRQVITNLHYYRVEVFYQVVDSVIQEIVFQKLTQNCLVDPNFSGIEDLGSFAQKIVETLKNQAYPLVYRLIEMTLVLPVVTASVERVFSAMKTIKTYLRNIMGDEWMNDSLVVYIEKDIFSTIENEQILQYFQKMKSCKMQLSHLSYLRIT; encoded by the exons ATGTTGGATGTTACGCGATTTCTTTTGAAGCAGGGGTTGTCTTTTCGTGGACATGATGAGTTAAGTAATTCTTTAAATAGAGGAAACTTTCTTGAATTGCTTCAATGGTACAGTAAACGAAATGAGGAAGTTTCAAAGGTTGTTAATCAAAATGCTCCCggaaataatcaaatgatttCTCCAGCAATTCAAAAAGACCTTACGCGTGCTTGTGCTTATGAGATAACACTTTCCATAATCGAAGATATTGGAAATAATATTTTCTCCTTAATGGTTGATGAATCTCGAGACATTTCAGTGAAGGAGCAAATGAGAGTTGTTTTGAGATATGTGAACAAAAGAGGCCAGGTGATTGAACGATTCCTTGCAATTGTACATGTATCTGACACTAGCTCTCGTTCTTTGAAGGATGCTATCGATGCTTTATTTGTGAAACATGGATTATCATTATCTAGATTGAgaggtcaaggatatgatggaACTTCAAATATGCGGGGTGAATTCAATGGGTTGAAATCTCTCATTTTGCAAGAAAATCCATATGCAAG TAGACGTAGAAGGCAAGTCATCACCAATTTACATTATTATCGTGTGGAAGTTTTCTAtcag GTTGTTGATTCAGTTATACAAGAGATCGTTTTTCAGAAGTTGACACAGAATTGCTTAGTT GATccaaatttttctggaattgaaGATTTGGGGAGTTTTGCTCAGAAAATTGTTGAAACTCTAAAAAATCAAGCTTATCCATTGGTTTATCGTCTGATTGAGATGACATTAGTTTTACCAGTTGTGACCGCTTCTGTTGAAAGAGTATTTTCTGCGATGAAGACGATAAAGACTTATTTACGTAACATAATGGGAGACGAGTGGATGAATGACAGTCTAGTTGTATACATCGAGAAAGATATCTTTTCAACAATTGAAAATGAGCAAATATTGCAGTATTTTCAAAAGATGAAAAGCTGCAAAATGCAGTTGTCTCATCTTTCTTATCTAAGGATCACCTGA
- the LOC122036970 gene encoding myb family transcription factor EFM-like isoform X2 — MGSELELYAMRPVAVGFVKKAVTESKERGRQVSRLEESIKSLEEEKRKIEAFKRELPLCIRLVCEGVIEELKREIDRFRAEGFGRVFLEFMPIKGKINESTSDFKDKKNWTSSFQLWIREESKDTKNMIR, encoded by the exons ATGGGATCAGAGTTAGAGCTGTACGCTATGCGGCCTGTCGCTGTCGGGTTCGTGAAGAAGGCGGTGacggagagcaaggagagagggCGGCAGGTGTCGCGGCTGGAGGAGTCCATCAAGAGTTTGGAGGAGGAGAAGCGCAAGATCGAAGCTTTCAAGCGCGAGCTCCCTCTCTGCATCCGTCTCGTCTGCGAGGGCG TGATCGAGGAGTTGAAGAGGGAGATCGATCGGTTCCGCGCCGAGGGTTTCGGGCGTGTGTTCCTGGAATTCATGCCGATTAAGGGCAAAATCAACGAGAGTACCTCGGATTTCAAAGATAAGAAGAACTGGACGAGCTCGTTCCAACTCTGGATCCGCGAGGAAAGTAAAGATACCAAAAACATGATAAGATGA